From the Martelella mediterranea DSM 17316 genome, one window contains:
- a CDS encoding winged helix-turn-helix domain-containing protein gives MDVLILRLRRKVEPTPTSPRFIKTERGHGYVFNATVEALSNV, from the coding sequence ATCGACGTTCTGATCCTGAGACTGCGGCGGAAGGTCGAGCCGACTCCGACCAGCCCGCGCTTCATCAAGACGGAGCGCGGCCACGGCTATGTGTTCAACGCAACGGTCGAGGCTTTGTCCAACGTGTGA
- a CDS encoding NAD(P)/FAD-dependent oxidoreductase, whose protein sequence is MQLPSLPASLWRQDRSLRPRDFPALGSDVSCDVAIIGGGYCGLHAALAFAEKGLSVVVLEAGSVGLGGSGRNGGVVSAKFRRGFADLAAAHGMDVARRMHAIANASVAHLIETIERYAIADTGFRRVGALKCAHSVKAFEHARHEAEWLTRNLGERGLHVLDRADVRDETGCDSFVGGVLQDGAGTIQPLAYLQGLWRAAGARGVQVYADTPALDVAESGSGVVVSTADARVVARQAVLATNAYSGLTGVDRAVARSIVPFRSAMIATARLPADLDARLLKNERSYTETRRMMRWFRKVDGRIVFGGRGALGHVEAPAAFSRLEKAMHLIFPELRGIGIDYRWSGHVALSFDGLPMAGMLSPRIGYAAGFNGAGVAMSGYVGDQLANMMMKQPHELALIARGSIPKVPFYPLRSAGVRGVTFFYEMMDAAGL, encoded by the coding sequence ATGCAACTGCCCTCGCTTCCGGCATCGCTCTGGCGTCAGGACAGGTCGCTTCGGCCGCGGGATTTTCCCGCGCTCGGCAGCGACGTCTCCTGCGATGTGGCGATCATCGGCGGGGGCTATTGCGGCCTGCATGCCGCACTCGCCTTTGCCGAAAAGGGCCTGAGCGTCGTGGTGCTGGAGGCCGGCTCGGTCGGTCTCGGCGGCAGCGGGCGCAATGGCGGTGTGGTTTCCGCCAAGTTCCGCCGCGGTTTCGCCGATCTTGCCGCCGCGCACGGGATGGATGTCGCACGCCGGATGCACGCGATCGCCAATGCGAGCGTGGCCCACCTGATCGAGACGATCGAGCGTTACGCCATCGCCGACACCGGTTTTCGCCGCGTCGGCGCGCTCAAATGCGCCCATTCCGTCAAGGCTTTCGAACATGCGCGCCACGAGGCCGAGTGGCTGACGCGGAATTTGGGCGAGCGCGGCCTTCATGTTCTCGACCGGGCAGACGTGCGCGATGAGACGGGGTGCGACAGTTTTGTCGGCGGCGTGCTGCAGGACGGCGCGGGCACAATTCAGCCGCTCGCCTATCTGCAGGGATTGTGGCGCGCGGCGGGCGCGCGGGGTGTGCAGGTCTATGCCGATACGCCGGCTCTGGACGTGGCCGAGAGCGGCTCGGGCGTCGTCGTCTCGACGGCGGACGCCAGGGTGGTTGCGAGGCAGGCGGTCTTGGCCACCAATGCCTATTCGGGGCTGACGGGAGTTGATCGCGCGGTCGCCCGCAGCATCGTGCCCTTCCGCAGCGCCATGATCGCCACCGCGCGGCTGCCCGCCGATCTCGATGCGCGGCTTTTGAAGAACGAGCGCAGCTATACCGAGACCCGGCGCATGATGCGCTGGTTCCGCAAGGTTGACGGGCGCATCGTCTTCGGCGGGCGCGGCGCGCTCGGCCATGTCGAGGCGCCGGCGGCCTTCAGCCGGCTCGAAAAGGCGATGCATCTGATCTTCCCGGAACTGCGCGGCATCGGCATCGACTATCGCTGGTCCGGTCACGTGGCGCTTTCATTCGACGGCCTGCCGATGGCGGGCATGCTGTCCCCGCGCATCGGCTATGCTGCCGGTTTCAACGGCGCCGGCGTCGCGATGTCGGGCTATGTCGGCGATCAACTCGCTAACATGATGATGAAACAGCCGCATGAACTGGCGCTGATCGCGCGCGGTTCGATTCCCAAGGTGCCGTTCTATCCGCTGCGCTCGGCAGGCGTGCGCGGCGTGACCTTCTTCTACGAAATGATGGATGCCGCGGGTCTTTAG
- a CDS encoding HAD-IA family hydrolase, with product MDFSRFKLLTFDIVGTCIDFEKGVLDAVRRIGGEATANLSDDDIFKPYLDGRLRHYGRNSEVFYDVYKYVAAELGLVNTEAAARDFQLSVLEWPAFADSAQALARLRTRFRLVAMTNGDRTSFTAYDHRLGWPFHDSVTYDDAKCAKPDPRFFSHNLGRQSAFGFKQDEILHVAQSQYHDIGVARELGYSVCWIERRFDQEGYGGTPVPDKFTKPDFHFHSLGELADAVFGTR from the coding sequence ATGGACTTCTCCCGCTTCAAGCTTTTGACTTTCGACATCGTCGGAACCTGCATCGACTTCGAGAAGGGCGTGCTCGACGCCGTCCGTCGCATCGGCGGGGAGGCGACGGCAAATCTGTCCGACGACGATATCTTCAAGCCCTATCTCGACGGGCGTCTCAGGCATTACGGCCGCAACAGCGAGGTCTTCTACGACGTATACAAATATGTCGCGGCCGAACTCGGCCTGGTCAATACCGAGGCCGCCGCGCGTGATTTTCAGCTCTCGGTTCTCGAATGGCCGGCCTTCGCCGATTCCGCCCAGGCCCTGGCCCGTTTGAGGACCAGGTTCCGCCTGGTTGCCATGACCAATGGCGACCGGACCTCGTTCACCGCCTATGACCATCGTCTCGGCTGGCCGTTCCACGATTCGGTCACCTATGACGACGCAAAGTGCGCCAAGCCCGATCCGCGGTTCTTCTCCCACAATCTGGGCCGTCAGTCCGCCTTCGGCTTCAAGCAGGACGAGATCCTGCATGTGGCGCAGAGCCAGTACCACGATATCGGCGTCGCCCGTGAACTGGGTTACTCGGTGTGCTGGATCGAGCGCCGCTTCGATCAGGAAGGCTATGGCGGTACGCCGGTGCCGGACAAATTCACCAAGCCCGATTTCCATTTCCACAGCCTCGGCGAACTGGCCGACGCGGTATTCGGAACCAGATAA
- a CDS encoding LysR substrate-binding domain-containing protein, which produces MTGLRRKLSSPSALFIFEAAARYENFTSAANELNITQPAVSRALATLESHIGSKLFLRGKPGVRLTENGKLLRNAVISAFSEIERALNEIEERRTGKTQVTLSVSTAFTTHWLMPRITRFQSTFPNVDLRFQLIPGPVTGELGDVDIAMRYGAPGKTPGRFVMQEAYVPVCAPGYYDDTAREDATLILLESDIPGDPQWTPLDSGQPYRNKLTFSDYSVVVQAALVGQGVALGWLNIVAHWMGQGRLVPASSTVMLPGRECRLQLRQEEGRSPVVSEVADWLLQELHADLSAISASHPELDLDSIIKPGNAA; this is translated from the coding sequence ATGACAGGACTTCGCCGAAAACTTTCCTCGCCCAGCGCGCTCTTCATTTTCGAGGCGGCGGCTCGCTATGAGAACTTCACCAGCGCGGCCAACGAGCTCAACATCACCCAGCCTGCCGTGAGCCGCGCGCTTGCCACGCTGGAAAGCCATATCGGCAGCAAGCTTTTCCTGCGCGGGAAGCCCGGCGTCCGGCTCACCGAAAACGGCAAGCTGCTCAGAAACGCCGTTATTTCGGCATTTTCCGAGATCGAACGCGCATTGAACGAAATCGAGGAGCGGCGAACGGGCAAGACACAGGTGACGCTGTCGGTCTCGACGGCCTTCACCACCCACTGGCTGATGCCGCGGATTACCCGTTTTCAGTCGACATTCCCCAATGTCGATTTGCGCTTCCAGCTCATCCCGGGCCCGGTCACCGGTGAACTTGGCGACGTCGACATCGCCATGCGCTACGGCGCGCCGGGAAAGACGCCGGGGCGCTTCGTCATGCAGGAGGCTTATGTACCTGTGTGCGCACCGGGCTATTACGACGACACGGCGCGGGAAGATGCGACGCTGATCCTCCTCGAAAGCGACATTCCGGGCGACCCGCAATGGACGCCGCTTGATTCCGGTCAGCCCTACCGCAACAAGCTGACATTTTCGGACTATTCCGTCGTGGTTCAGGCAGCGCTCGTCGGCCAGGGCGTGGCTCTGGGCTGGCTCAATATCGTCGCCCACTGGATGGGACAGGGACGCCTGGTTCCGGCCAGTTCGACCGTGATGCTGCCCGGACGCGAATGCCGGCTGCAACTGCGGCAGGAGGAAGGCCGCTCGCCCGTCGTGTCGGAGGTGGCGGACTGGCTGCTGCAGGAGCTCCACGCCGACCTTTCGGCCATCAGCGCAAGCCATCCCGAACTCGATCTCGATTCCATCATCAAGCCAGGAAACGCGGCATGA
- a CDS encoding LysR substrate-binding domain-containing protein — translation MNVNTAIYEAFQVIMRAGTVSGAAKILGRSQPAVSRMIDKLEENLGVKLFERRKGQVVPTHAAHLLLDEVEKLFVSLSSLDNFGRRLEEGLEGGVGAACLPALGLDFMPEVIARFSRMRPQARVVLHVRMSVSVEKWVATQQVDFGLAETPFLLSGFETKIFADSNYVAALPVDHPLAEKAVIRAQDMHGQNLIAWTATVSARRTFDDVIQGAGIAPRQIIECTMSSPMCRMVQRGLGIAIVDPFTA, via the coding sequence ATGAACGTCAACACGGCCATATACGAGGCTTTCCAGGTGATCATGCGGGCGGGCACCGTTTCGGGAGCCGCGAAAATCCTTGGACGCAGCCAGCCGGCCGTCAGCCGGATGATCGACAAGCTTGAGGAAAATCTCGGGGTGAAACTGTTCGAGCGGCGCAAGGGCCAGGTCGTGCCCACCCATGCGGCCCATCTTCTGCTCGACGAAGTGGAAAAGCTGTTCGTCTCGCTGTCCTCGCTCGATAATTTTGGCCGGCGTCTCGAAGAGGGTCTGGAAGGCGGCGTCGGCGCGGCCTGCCTGCCGGCGCTCGGGCTCGACTTCATGCCGGAAGTCATCGCGCGATTTTCCCGGATGCGCCCGCAAGCCCGAGTCGTGCTTCACGTGCGCATGTCGGTGAGCGTGGAGAAATGGGTGGCAACCCAACAGGTCGATTTCGGCCTGGCCGAAACGCCGTTCCTGCTGTCCGGCTTCGAAACGAAGATCTTCGCCGATTCCAACTATGTCGCGGCCCTGCCCGTCGACCATCCGCTGGCGGAGAAGGCGGTGATCCGGGCGCAGGATATGCACGGCCAGAACCTGATTGCATGGACGGCCACGGTATCGGCGCGGCGAACCTTCGACGACGTCATTCAGGGCGCCGGCATCGCGCCGCGACAGATCATCGAATGCACGATGTCCTCGCCGATGTGCAGGATGGTCCAGCGCGGACTGGGCATAGCCATCGTCGATCCGTTCACGGCCTAG
- a CDS encoding FAD-dependent oxidoreductase, with amino-acid sequence MEQTVQLRSAQDCFDVVVIGGGVNGTASLRELSRAGYSTLLAEADDLASGASGRSSRMLHCGLRYFETANPVRDFVGNPQRLFSALSMARDAMEARRELALDDEVDTRAIELSFPAWTDGPFPRWQISAGLRLLGLIGPKEPPLDRHVRNAGETRNHPIGRHLRDPDKLTGMVSFREYLFGAPERLCVDNALDAEAHGAELCLQTRAEILGKDTDGLWRIALESRKDGRDREVRARSILNMAGTWSDAVGDFGKRLICGTKGAHIIIRLPDGFADRGIATLHRGGHPFYGLPLGDDRFYFGPTETLFEGDARDIQADNEDIEFLLGEAGHLLPGLDLKRGDIEQCWAGVRPLTSDPRYPMGARARTIHDLGPQGFENVLAMTGGPVMSHRSAGRLMLEQVRARIGAPRDATLSARKAEAPTKTRVDPIIEAVTREHAFDLNGVLSKRTGATWKSLVGHDAAMQTAQEIAPHLSWDATRTDNEVFQFLARQAKEFGVPAAPE; translated from the coding sequence ATGGAACAAACCGTTCAACTCCGCAGCGCGCAGGATTGCTTTGACGTCGTCGTCATCGGCGGCGGCGTCAACGGCACGGCATCGCTGAGGGAATTGAGCCGGGCGGGTTATTCCACGCTCCTTGCTGAGGCCGACGATCTGGCCTCCGGCGCCAGTGGCCGCTCCTCCCGCATGCTTCATTGCGGGCTGCGCTATTTCGAAACGGCGAACCCGGTCCGGGACTTTGTCGGCAACCCGCAACGCCTCTTCTCCGCGCTTTCGATGGCGCGCGACGCCATGGAAGCGCGACGCGAGCTTGCGCTCGACGATGAGGTCGACACGCGCGCGATCGAACTTTCCTTCCCGGCATGGACCGACGGCCCCTTTCCCCGCTGGCAGATCAGCGCGGGCCTGCGCCTTCTCGGCCTGATCGGCCCGAAGGAGCCGCCGCTCGACCGCCATGTCCGAAACGCCGGAGAGACCCGAAACCACCCCATCGGCCGACATCTCCGCGACCCGGACAAACTCACCGGCATGGTCAGCTTCCGCGAATATCTCTTCGGCGCGCCGGAGCGGCTGTGCGTCGACAATGCGCTCGATGCCGAGGCGCACGGCGCCGAACTGTGTTTGCAGACCCGCGCGGAAATCCTCGGCAAGGATACCGACGGCCTCTGGCGCATCGCGCTGGAGAGCCGGAAGGATGGCAGGGACCGCGAAGTGCGCGCCCGCAGTATTCTCAACATGGCCGGCACCTGGTCCGACGCGGTCGGCGATTTCGGCAAGCGCCTGATCTGCGGCACCAAGGGCGCCCATATCATCATCCGCCTGCCGGATGGGTTTGCGGATCGCGGCATCGCCACCCTGCATCGCGGCGGGCATCCCTTCTACGGCCTGCCGCTGGGCGATGACCGGTTCTATTTCGGCCCCACAGAAACGCTTTTTGAAGGCGACGCCCGCGATATCCAGGCAGATAACGAGGATATCGAATTCCTGCTGGGCGAAGCCGGACATCTCTTGCCCGGCCTCGATCTGAAACGCGGCGATATCGAACAATGCTGGGCCGGCGTCCGCCCGCTGACCAGCGATCCGCGCTACCCGATGGGCGCTCGCGCCCGCACCATCCACGATCTCGGCCCCCAAGGGTTCGAGAACGTGCTCGCCATGACGGGCGGCCCCGTGATGAGCCATCGCAGCGCCGGCCGGCTGATGCTCGAACAGGTAAGAGCGCGTATCGGCGCGCCGCGCGATGCAACCCTTTCGGCGCGCAAGGCGGAAGCCCCGACGAAAACGCGCGTCGATCCGATCATTGAGGCGGTAACGCGCGAACATGCCTTCGACCTGAATGGCGTTCTGTCGAAACGCACCGGCGCGACATGGAAATCGCTTGTCGGTCATGATGCCGCCATGCAGACGGCACAGGAAATCGCCCCTCATTTGTCCTGGGACGCAACCAGGACGGACAATGAGGTCTTTCAGTTTCTCGCCCGCCAGGCGAAGGAATTCGGCGTCCCAGCGGCGCCGGAGTAA
- a CDS encoding transporter substrate-binding domain-containing protein, with translation MTKLAIIAGTIAVLAASASASFSQDVQNDRFKEVLDRGTLRVGVQGAFKPWAFRAPDGSLQGIEVDLAQTVADHMGVALEPVVITSANRMEFLQQGKVDLLIGAMSDRPDRRKIVGIVEPAYWTSGPTLMAKEGVISSWDDIKGKPVCGKQGVFYNKIAETEFGAKVIAFAGNTEAKQALRSGKCVAWVYDDTSISADLASGEWERYEMPVDTVFSNPWGAAVPLEEMDGIWGTFMAGMAYNWHKDGTLIELEKKWNVKPSPWIQKMHDELQYDDSYLEN, from the coding sequence ATGACAAAACTGGCTATCATCGCAGGCACCATCGCGGTTCTCGCCGCATCCGCCAGCGCAAGCTTTTCCCAGGACGTGCAGAACGACCGCTTCAAGGAAGTGCTCGATCGCGGCACGCTGCGGGTCGGCGTTCAGGGCGCCTTCAAACCCTGGGCCTTCCGGGCGCCCGATGGCTCGCTGCAGGGCATCGAGGTCGATCTCGCCCAGACCGTCGCCGACCACATGGGCGTCGCGCTCGAACCCGTCGTGATCACCTCCGCAAACCGGATGGAGTTTCTCCAGCAGGGCAAGGTCGATCTCTTGATCGGCGCCATGTCGGACCGTCCCGACCGTCGCAAGATCGTCGGCATTGTCGAACCGGCCTACTGGACGTCCGGCCCGACCCTGATGGCCAAGGAAGGCGTGATTTCCTCCTGGGACGATATCAAGGGCAAGCCGGTCTGCGGCAAGCAGGGCGTGTTCTACAACAAGATCGCCGAGACGGAGTTCGGCGCAAAGGTGATCGCCTTCGCCGGCAACACCGAAGCCAAGCAGGCGCTCCGCTCCGGCAAGTGCGTGGCCTGGGTCTATGACGATACCTCGATTTCCGCCGACCTCGCCAGCGGCGAATGGGAGCGTTACGAAATGCCGGTCGACACCGTCTTCTCCAACCCCTGGGGCGCGGCCGTTCCGCTTGAGGAAATGGATGGCATCTGGGGGACCTTCATGGCCGGCATGGCCTATAACTGGCACAAGGACGGCACCCTGATCGAGCTCGAGAAGAAGTGGAATGTCAAGCCGTCGCCGTGGATTCAGAAGATGCACGACGAACTGCAATACGACGACAGCTACCTGGAAAACTAG
- a CDS encoding amino acid ABC transporter permease, producing the protein MLEIIAPFFERLNETAGINFSPFHDPYDWSRFVEGMWISVKLISAIIALSLVIGVLGAGAQTSKSRLLRIVVAAYIEVFRNTPPIVQLLFFYFGLGAITPQVDMGGWYEPIIGAFGWAVIAIGIFGGAYNVEIFRSGVEAVPHHTKEAAEALGFSDLKIFIYITLPLAFRFCLPALTNNIISLAKTSSLAYVIAVPEITYSLANIWSDSLNVSEMMVLLFVFYILLVAVIAQIMSFLERKLALKGYGQ; encoded by the coding sequence TTGCTAGAGATAATCGCACCGTTTTTTGAACGGCTGAACGAGACGGCAGGCATCAATTTCTCGCCGTTCCATGACCCCTATGACTGGTCGCGTTTCGTCGAGGGCATGTGGATTTCGGTCAAGCTGATCTCGGCCATCATCGCCTTGTCGCTTGTCATCGGCGTCCTTGGCGCTGGCGCCCAAACCTCGAAATCGAGACTTCTGCGCATCGTCGTCGCGGCCTATATCGAGGTTTTCCGCAATACGCCGCCCATCGTGCAACTTCTGTTTTTCTATTTCGGCCTCGGCGCGATTACGCCGCAGGTCGACATGGGCGGATGGTACGAGCCGATCATCGGCGCATTTGGCTGGGCGGTGATCGCCATCGGCATTTTCGGCGGCGCCTACAATGTCGAGATCTTCCGATCGGGCGTCGAGGCGGTCCCGCACCACACCAAGGAAGCGGCTGAAGCGCTGGGCTTCTCCGACCTCAAGATCTTCATCTACATCACCCTGCCGCTCGCCTTCCGTTTCTGTCTGCCGGCGCTCACCAACAACATCATCAGTCTCGCCAAGACCTCCTCGCTTGCCTATGTGATCGCGGTTCCCGAAATCACCTATTCGCTCGCCAATATCTGGTCCGACAGCCTCAATGTCTCCGAGATGATGGTCCTGCTGTTTGTGTTCTACATCCTGCTCGTCGCCGTCATCGCGCAGATCATGTCGTTTCTCGAACGCAAGCTTGCGCTGAAAGGATACGGCCAATGA
- a CDS encoding amino acid ABC transporter permease — MMSYSVARLTWRAPAIVGGLCIAATLATTFTAEAQDAGSGQMSAFAALVTWMPFILKGFLLNLLMSVLAMALATVTGLFLGFMQISPSAFIRLPAKFVTHLFRNSPWLVILFAIMLLVPFQVTLPGGEKVLIPDWVKATIGFALPVMANIAEILRGAIASIPSGQWESAESLAFTRGQTLRHIILPQCVRRMLPPWMNWYALLTLMTPMAAILGVSEALGNTQAAMEAAGSRPEFLIPFYLFLMTIFFVFIYPLSIYTRRLERRFSAGA; from the coding sequence ATGATGTCCTATTCGGTTGCCAGACTGACCTGGCGCGCGCCCGCAATCGTCGGCGGCCTCTGCATCGCCGCCACCCTCGCCACGACATTCACCGCAGAAGCGCAGGATGCCGGTTCCGGCCAGATGTCGGCCTTTGCAGCACTCGTCACGTGGATGCCCTTCATCCTCAAGGGCTTTCTTCTCAACCTCTTGATGAGCGTGCTGGCCATGGCGCTTGCGACCGTGACCGGACTGTTCCTCGGCTTCATGCAGATCAGCCCCAGCGCATTCATCCGCCTGCCGGCCAAGTTCGTGACCCATCTTTTCCGCAATTCGCCGTGGCTGGTGATCCTGTTCGCGATCATGCTTCTCGTTCCGTTCCAGGTCACGCTGCCGGGCGGCGAGAAGGTTCTCATCCCCGACTGGGTGAAGGCAACGATCGGCTTCGCCCTTCCGGTGATGGCGAACATCGCCGAAATCCTGCGCGGCGCGATTGCCTCCATCCCCTCCGGCCAGTGGGAAAGCGCCGAAAGCCTGGCCTTCACGCGCGGCCAGACGCTGCGTCACATCATCCTGCCGCAATGCGTTCGCCGCATGCTGCCGCCCTGGATGAACTGGTACGCCCTGTTGACGCTAATGACGCCGATGGCCGCGATCCTCGGCGTCAGCGAGGCGCTCGGCAATACCCAGGCCGCCATGGAAGCCGCCGGTTCGCGGCCGGAATTCCTGATCCCGTTCTATCTGTTCCTGATGACGATCTTCTTTGTGTTCATCTATCCGCTTTCCATCTACACGCGCCGGCTCGAGCGCCGCTTCTCCGCCGGAGCCTGA
- a CDS encoding amino acid ABC transporter ATP-binding protein encodes MNAENSWTPDQPIISMRNVRKSFGDFEVLKGIDLEVKKGEVICIIGPSGSGKSTLIRTINGLTPVNAGSVMVEGQEVHDEKLDKLALRRKVGMVFQQYNLFPHRTVLQNVMMAPVLVLRENKAEVEKRARALLEKVQLRDKEDAYPLELSGGQQQRVAIARSLCMRPDIMLFDEVTAALDPETVNEVLFTIRELAEEGMTCVLVTHEMGFAKEISDRVYFTDSGRIVESGPPAELFDAPKDPRTREFLSKVL; translated from the coding sequence ATGAATGCTGAAAACAGCTGGACCCCTGACCAACCGATCATCTCGATGCGCAATGTGCGCAAGTCCTTTGGCGATTTCGAAGTCCTCAAGGGCATCGATCTGGAAGTGAAGAAGGGCGAGGTCATCTGCATCATCGGGCCGTCGGGCTCGGGAAAATCCACCCTCATCCGCACCATCAACGGCCTTACCCCCGTAAACGCCGGCTCGGTTATGGTGGAAGGCCAGGAGGTGCATGATGAAAAGCTCGACAAGCTGGCCCTGCGCCGCAAGGTCGGAATGGTCTTCCAGCAATACAATCTGTTCCCGCATCGCACCGTTCTGCAGAACGTCATGATGGCCCCGGTGCTCGTGCTGCGCGAGAACAAGGCCGAGGTCGAAAAGCGCGCCCGCGCGCTTCTCGAGAAGGTGCAGCTGCGCGACAAGGAAGACGCCTATCCGCTGGAGCTCTCGGGCGGTCAGCAGCAGCGCGTGGCGATCGCCCGCAGCCTCTGCATGCGCCCCGACATCATGCTGTTTGACGAGGTCACCGCCGCGCTCGACCCGGAAACGGTCAACGAGGTGCTCTTCACCATTCGCGAACTGGCGGAGGAAGGCATGACCTGCGTGCTCGTGACCCACGAAATGGGCTTCGCCAAGGAAATTTCCGACCGGGTCTATTTCACGGATTCCGGCAGGATCGTCGAAAGCGGACCGCCAGCGGAACTGTTTGACGCGCCAAAGGATCCGCGGACACGGGAATTCCTGTCCAAGGTGCTCTGA
- a CDS encoding NADH:flavin oxidoreductase, whose amino-acid sequence MSDQNRGAKRDPLLQPLTIKKLTLRNRIMSTAHACGLQKDGFPQEAYQAYHEEKAKGGIALSMFGGSSNVDIDSPNIFQQLNVGVDAIIPHLQRFSERMHAHGAALMCQITHLGRRGDPYAQDWLPAIGPSPIRETLHRAIPREMDEHDINRVVKAYGQAARRCEEGGLDGIETLASGHIIGQFLSPKTNHRTDRFGGSLDNRIRFALMVHDEIRRNVSDDFIVGMRFVVDEGIDGALSAEECIAAAQILQREGAVDFFNALYGSMDTARALSEETFPGMGSPAAPWVKAVGHFKRAVGLPVFHAAKLSDMASARFAVSEGHVDMAGLTRPQMTDPHMVAKLMRGEEERIRPCVGAGHCQSAHRPRCLHNAATGRELTVGHDIAKAEKQRDAIVIGAGPAGLEAARVLAERGHKVRVFEAAPQPGGQLLLAANGWRRDLVGIVDWRLAELEILGVQIECNRYMDAADILELDADLVILATGGVPQTAFGPGEEFVLSAWDIVGRQVKPQGDVLVWDNTGRHPALLAAQTAMNEGARVQLATIDTNIGQDLVYPEIIRWHKEFTKAGLRADPHLRLTEVRKTGNRLEAVLINELTHESEERVVDQVVVEMGTIPIDDAFAELRGRSGNDGVTDLHALKNLAPQPMARAGFELHRIGDAQASRNVHAAIYDALRLCSVC is encoded by the coding sequence ATGAGCGACCAGAACCGGGGCGCGAAGCGGGATCCGCTGCTTCAGCCGCTGACCATCAAGAAACTGACCCTGCGCAACCGCATCATGAGCACCGCGCATGCCTGCGGGCTGCAGAAGGACGGCTTTCCGCAAGAAGCCTATCAGGCCTATCACGAGGAAAAGGCCAAGGGCGGCATAGCGCTTTCAATGTTCGGCGGATCATCGAATGTCGATATCGACAGCCCGAACATCTTCCAGCAGCTCAATGTCGGCGTGGACGCAATCATCCCGCATCTGCAGCGCTTTTCCGAGCGCATGCACGCCCATGGCGCGGCGCTGATGTGCCAGATCACCCATCTGGGACGCCGGGGCGACCCTTACGCGCAGGACTGGCTGCCGGCCATCGGCCCGTCGCCGATCCGCGAAACCCTGCACCGCGCCATTCCGCGCGAAATGGACGAGCACGACATCAACCGCGTCGTCAAAGCCTATGGCCAGGCCGCGCGGCGCTGCGAGGAAGGCGGGCTGGACGGGATCGAGACCTTGGCATCCGGCCACATCATCGGCCAGTTCCTGTCGCCGAAGACCAACCACCGCACCGACCGCTTCGGCGGATCGCTCGACAATCGCATCCGCTTCGCGCTGATGGTGCATGACGAAATCCGCCGGAATGTCAGCGACGATTTCATCGTCGGCATGCGTTTCGTGGTCGACGAGGGCATCGATGGCGCGCTCTCGGCCGAGGAGTGCATCGCGGCGGCGCAGATCCTGCAGCGCGAAGGAGCCGTCGATTTCTTCAACGCGCTCTACGGCTCGATGGACACCGCCCGCGCGCTCTCGGAGGAGACCTTTCCCGGCATGGGATCCCCGGCCGCACCCTGGGTCAAGGCCGTGGGACATTTCAAGCGCGCGGTCGGACTGCCGGTGTTTCATGCCGCAAAACTCTCCGACATGGCATCGGCGCGGTTTGCCGTCTCCGAAGGCCATGTCGACATGGCGGGCCTCACCCGGCCGCAGATGACCGATCCGCACATGGTCGCCAAGCTGATGCGCGGCGAGGAAGAACGCATCCGCCCCTGTGTCGGCGCCGGCCACTGTCAATCGGCGCATCGTCCGCGCTGTCTGCACAATGCCGCGACCGGTCGGGAGCTGACCGTTGGTCACGACATCGCAAAGGCCGAGAAGCAGCGCGACGCGATCGTGATCGGCGCAGGTCCCGCGGGACTTGAAGCCGCCCGCGTGCTCGCCGAGCGCGGGCACAAGGTCAGGGTTTTCGAGGCCGCGCCGCAGCCGGGCGGACAGCTTCTGCTTGCCGCAAACGGCTGGCGGCGTGATCTCGTCGGCATCGTCGACTGGCGTCTTGCGGAACTCGAAATCCTCGGCGTTCAGATCGAATGCAACCGCTATATGGATGCGGCGGATATTCTGGAACTCGACGCCGATCTGGTGATTCTCGCAACCGGCGGCGTTCCCCAGACGGCATTCGGTCCCGGCGAGGAATTCGTCCTGAGCGCCTGGGATATTGTCGGCCGGCAGGTCAAGCCGCAGGGCGATGTTCTCGTCTGGGACAATACCGGCCGCCACCCGGCGCTGCTTGCCGCTCAGACGGCGATGAACGAGGGCGCGCGGGTGCAGCTTGCCACGATCGATACCAATATCGGACAAGATCTCGTCTATCCCGAGATCATCCGCTGGCACAAGGAATTCACCAAGGCAGGCTTGCGCGCCGATCCGCACCTGCGCCTCACCGAGGTCAGGAAAACCGGTAACCGGCTGGAAGCGGTCCTGATCAACGAACTCACCCACGAGAGCGAGGAACGCGTCGTCGATCAGGTTGTCGTCGAGATGGGCACGATCCCGATCGACGACGCCTTCGCGGAATTGCGCGGCCGCTCCGGCAATGACGGCGTCACCGATCTCCATGCGCTCAAGAACCTGGCGCCGCAGCCCATGGCCCGCGCGGGCTTCGAACTGCATCGCATCGGCGACGCCCAGGCCTCCCGCAACGTCCATGCGGCGATCTACGATGCCTTGAGGCTATGCTCTGTCTGCTAA